The sequence below is a genomic window from Glycine max cultivar Williams 82 chromosome 20, Glycine_max_v4.0, whole genome shotgun sequence.
ATCTAATGAATATTAATATCATATTGGAATTATGAAAACAAGCTATTAAACGATAATTAATAGATTGGTGATTACATGGGTTGAGCTAAGTAATTGAATTtatcacaaattaaaaatagtatttcTAAAACTTTGGTTTTTATCATGTTGAATGATGTTGTGTGATCATGTAGCCGGCTTCTCCTGTTGGAATAAGGTTTGTTGTAAAATTTGAACAAATTTATTTAGAGGAAAAAGTTCCTTGTAatgaatgagaaaaataaaacggCACCTTTGGCAGAAAACTAAAGTTCTTCCTCTTGCTCATAACCTCAATATGTATCTTCTCATGTTGAGGAGGCTCCTCCAGCATGAATTGGAATTCTTCATTCCAACGCGGGTGACGAGTTTTCTTCATCATCTGCATAAATTTGAATTCTGGAATAAATTCTTTCAACTAGACATAAAAACTTGCCTGAATCAATTGTGCATACAAATGGTAAcatgaaacatattttttaacgtCTTCAGTTTTCACTGTAAAGCTACACATTCACCAATTCACCAGCATATCCAACACTAGCTAATGGTAATACATCATATGCACATCTAGGCCTAAATGCAATTGTGATAACCAGGCATCCGAGTCACATCTATGTAACATAATTTGCATGTGATAGACAGCTAAAAAATGTTGTAAATATATCCTGAAGGGGAATGTTTACCtttgtccttttcttttcacCTCTAAAGGTCAGAACTGCAAATGGGTTGTTGTGATGGTCCCCCTCAACCTCTTCAGCCTCTTGGATCACAATTGAAAGCAAACCAGCTCCTTCTTGGACCTCATCATCAGATACGATATCAATTCCACTTTCCTTCCTGCTATATCCTTCTGAAGGTCCACCAAACTTGCTACTATCTTCTTTGAAAGGAACAAAAGTCAAGTCCACCACAATTTTACCTCTAGGCTTCTTACGTGGAGTTTCATTGAGATTTGTGTCCTTGAGTAAATCAAGTGTAAATTCTTTATTCTCATACGCCTTTAACACTTTAAGAGGGACTAACTGCATTCCCAGCTTGTCATGTCCGCCAACCTGTTaagttacaattaaaaataacagcTAAAAATGGCAAACTCACACCAATATCTTTTGACCAAGTAAAGTGGTTGATTTCTTCCTGATGTAATTGCATACCATAGATGAATCAAGTGGACAGAGATGAAAAATAAGATTGAAGAAAGATAGACTGTTACTGTATCAGTATCATCAAAGCCAACAAACTTTATAAATAGTCAATTAAACGCGGCTGCACATAAATTGAAAATGCAGTTGTTccttgaaagttgaaagtaaCTGAGGCTTTCTAGTAATAAAACAAATTCACATCCcgcaaaaatagaaaaagtaatCATTTGAAAAGATTTTATGGTTACTGTCACTCTCAGAGATAAGTGCTGCCAATTAGTTATAATTGTTTGTGTGCACATAattaacttcaaaattatttttctattttcttgatGAAACTTTAAAAGAAATGGGCATTTAGACTACATAGGTTGACCGTAAaattttcaaaggaaaaatgatgAACTTCCTTTCAAACATGACTACCTTAAGAGCTTAGTCAATGATAACTATTATAGCTAGGATTTTTATGTTAAGTTTTTctgtcaaaattgaacaagtAACTAGAAAAAAGATGAGGAAAACCTTGTCCCAGTCATAAACTTGTAATTGGAGAACTTGAGATTGaggatcctttacaacaagctTGAACTTCTCATTCCACTCAGGATTCAAATTCTTTCTCTTGACAGTGGTTTTTTTTGCTGGAAGTTTGTCTCCTGTCAAGCTTAGTTTAACATAAGGATCAGAAGTTCCCAGCAAATCCATCTTTAAAAGCTTTTGTGCACGAACCACATTCACATGTAATATCCCCACAGGCTTCTTTATTGCCACCCTATAAGAGATGTGAACAAAGCATCAGGAATCATTCTTCATAGAGCAAACATTGTTATTGAAAACTTAAACTTTGCCGATTCACAGTAAATTTTTAACAATAGTCAAgtcatgttttaaataataacatagTTCTAGTAAGATATGGGTTGCAGCTTTGTGCAATTCCTTCAACTGTAGACCACTGAAAAATAACATGGCATTATTTTTATAAGcattttaaaacatgttattatACTTCAGCTTTAGAAAAGGAGCAGGAagcatttttcatttatatatatttttaaaaaaggcaggataaaattttataagcttATAGATCAGAAAAATGAATATTGGGTACATAGAACTCTTGTCATTTCATACAAACTTACGATGATTCATCAAGAATAGGAATTTCCAGGGTTTGAGGCCAGAGATAGAGGTTTGcaacttgtttttttattgtttcctGTAAGCAACTATATTTGTTAGTCCTTCAATgctaattaaataatgaaatgcCTTGgaagttgaaacttgaaagtgcagggaagaaaaatatgatggcaagaaagtaaccaaaaaaaaatctttatgaaTTTGTGTAAGGGATGTAAATAATCCAACAGTCCATTAACTAActgaagattaaattaaatgtcCATCGGAGCAATGGATTATGCACAAACTAAAGTGACCAGTTCCAAGAATTACCCTCTATAGTGATTAACCCAATACCATAAtgtgaaaggaaaaatacaAGTAGGATATTTTGATTTACAAGTTTACTACCACAAAAATTCTAAtccaaaatagaatttttaaaaaaaaaatcaagaagtataaacaaaatagaaaccaacaacaaaaaaaaggcagCACCTGTACAAATCTATAGAGACCAGGTATTGACATGATGTCCCCTCCTAATACGTTCATCCCAAAATCCACATGAGGCTGGCACAGTTAATTATCACATAAGAAAGGATTTCTTCTGACTTATAATATtctaaaaggaaataaatgaaATTGAGCTTGAGTccattatttcctttaccttctcCATCAAAGATACCACAATATTTGCAAAACATGGAAATGTTGGCACCAAAGGTCTTAAAGTTACTCGTGGTGCTGCAAATATTTGTAAGTCTACCAACTGCAAAGGATCCAAATGAATCCCAGAAGAAAAGCTTCATCTTGAAAGATCTTAAATGAACATTTACCATTTAGGATTGTGCCTCAAGGCTTATCTGACCTGAACGGTGATCTTCAAAGAGGCCACATACACCGACAACACTATTTCTGGATTGCCAGCCCATTTGATAACTTGTTCCATGACCAATTCCTTTCCATTTGTTTCTAAAACTTTAATACCTGCAGAATTACCAGGtagacagtaaaaaaaaatcagatataATATTAACCTCAATACCTCATAACCTATCAGATTATAAAGACTCCAATGTTGGGCaaactttataataaaaatagacctttgatgaggATGGATGAAAAAACACGTCTGTAAAATGCTGTATAGCTCACCAGGAATTATTCAAGAAAACTTTATTTTCTGAAGTGCATTTGTACTTCTACGTTCAAACTTCCAAATGATTCATCCTTAATCATTCATTTTATGCAAAAGACTTGTGGCAGATGCCAGTGAAATTACAATGGagatatcaaatatttatggTCTGGCTTATTGGAGCCAAGAGTATAATTCCCTTTGCCTTTCCTAGTACTATCACCCAAGAATTTCACTAAATTCATGTTCATTGTAGAACCCCAAATGCAAAAGACAACTATAGTTATCTATACATCTCCAGGACTCCCAAGTCTCAACACAACCTTCTCTGCTTCTCGTTCATGTCCAAAAATAGGCAAACCATGACATTAATGTCAAACTGTAAAGTTTGGATACCCATTTGTTTAAATGGATTCACTAAAACTGTCCTGGGTGAAAACCATCTTAACTAATCATATTCTaatctaaaatttcaattagaATAGTGAAATTTCATAAAAGACAAACATTTGGTATTACTGGGCAGAAACCTGGATAAAATATTTGcacaaaaaataagatgatcTGGGAAAATACTTACCACAGACAGTAGGAGGAAGAGTACCAAGGCTTAACTTATCAAACTCAATCGCTTTGATCTGATACTTGCCAATGTATTCGAAAAATATTGGTTGAGCCCTGCTTCTAATAATCTTACAAATTGCCTGTACATCAAATCGAAACACCACTGACAATCATCCAACAAGAgcacaaaacaaaaacactCATATGGATTAACTGAAATTACAATACCGTATCTAAGAAAGGCCACGTATCCAATAAAAACTTGTTCAACCAATCAACctgaaaaacatgcaaaatcaaTATCACagtaacatcatcatcatcgtcatcaTCATCTTAAACCTTAAACATCAAAACAAAACGTTTACAAATTGTATCACAATTCACAAAACTAACTCGTTCATAATCAGGCGTCTTCACCCAGAGAGGAATCTCGGGCAGAAGTTCCTGCAAAGCATTTGGGCCTAATTCACTTATAGGCCTAACAACAGGGTCCTGCGACAACattgaagagaaagaacaaaaaatcaaattttgacgATCGCCcagaattcaaaatgaaaaaggagtGTTAGCCCCCAACACCAGCAGTCCCCAGAAAGTGATCAGAGGACATGCATGTGGCAGTGCTGAGATTTGGAATAAAACAGAACGAACATCCAAATGAGTGTTGTTATGTTAACCTTGACATGTTTGGTTTCTGAGTAGACAAAGAGAAAGAACCCCACAAAGAGGCCAAGAGGTATTCCAACGGCGAAACCAAGAATCCCCAAGAAACTGCTCACCAACCCCATTTGTTCGTTCTGgttagagaaagaagaagaagaagaagaagtgaatAATGATGAAAAAAGAGCAGAGAAAAGGGGAAATATTTTACATCCCAAGAAAATGGTTGGTCAGTTTCGGAAGATGGCGAGAAAAACTAAAAGGGTTGCGTTGTGTGTGAGAGTTACGAATGAAAGAGCCAAAAACAGAGACACCACAGCACCCTCTGTTTTCACTTCAACAatgaacacacacacacacaaaaaaaaaaaacaaaaaaacaaaaaaacttttttGCCTCACTCTCCTATTTCCAAATGTTGTACCATTTATTGCCAGTTGCCATTCtacaatttttcttatttcaaactatattaatatgaattattgttattgttattataaaatatgttttaagtctCTTGATTTTtggtcaaaattgattttatctttctatagatattaaaataactaaaatcaattttaaaatcatattataaaatatagatattaaaatcaattttgactgAAATTAAGGAAGttaacacataataataataataataatattgaaaaaGGTACACTCCATGTCTCTCCATTTACAATTATGatgaaagtgtttttttttaaggaaatgaaGGTTAAATATAGAGAAAATGAGAATCTGCAATCATTTAAACTTTATATGAAGTTATAGAAGTGAttccattatatatatacagttaaaatataatagtaGTGTAGTTTATACTTTtacttatcatttattttttatctttttcatcgAAAATGATTGTAAAAACTTGTATTTGTTTTACTTCTTTCTATCCAAaacttatcatttatttattaaaatttgattttttttaaatcatgtaAGTTTATGAAgtccttttaaattttataaattcctTTTAAAACTTATAAAGTCACTAAAATCAAAACCACAAAATCCTAATtataaaagttttccaaaaaaatctttaaaattattacatttctacaaagtattttaaaacctattaaaaaataccaaaaaaagtattttaaaattagaattcaaTACACCCctaaataatctaaaaaaatgtaGAGAGGAAAACTGTGATATTTATTACCAtaacagaaaaaaaaggttatgCACACTAtcatccaaaataaaataaaaatatttcaataaataattttttgtatcaattaaattttaattacttaaaattttaatattaaaaacgtcTGTTAACAACTCATCATCTACTGgagataattgtttttttagctCTAGTaaaattcctttaaaaaaaagctCTAGTAAAATTGAAAAGCATTAATATTCTTTAAACCTACGAAAAAGCAAGATACTTTTTTTCCCCTCATAAATCGATTTAAATACTTGTTGTCATTATTTgatttatatcaataaaaaataaataatggaaaTACAGATAGAtggataatgatttttttttcattataaaaagaagttTCATCGATTATATTAAGCTAATTATTCTGAAAGTGGTTGCTCATTGATTTTGCTCCATTTGTTTCCAAGTTTGTAGTTTGCACCACGTTAACGTGTATACCCCTTGATGCTaccaaatatatttgaaaaaagaaggaaagaaagttataCATTGGATGCGTCGTGTGGTCCAACATGGCTTTTAATTTCTGCCGTTTTCCTTAGTAATTGAAGATCTAACATCTTTTTTTACTGCTTGAAGATCTAACTATAACAagaagattttaatatttttttataatacaaacactttaatttttatgcactaagaatgcaaaaataattatttataaaaaaataagtgtcaatttttatattactaaaactgtagttataattaatttttaaaatctaactCTTTATTGAAGTTACCATTTTACTTTCAAAGTAGCTTGATTCAATTACAAAAATGAGCTGCGTgccaaataaaaatcacatatacctggttattattataattaataataataataataataataaagtgtgTGCTTGCATTTTTATATTGGCACACAGACTTTTACAGTGGTCAGTCGTCAGCATTTGAAAATCACCGAAGTTGGAAGTTTATAATGAGCTGCAACTCCTCGTTTGTTTGGGCCTTTTGGCATttagtttgaataaaaataaaatagaaaaaatattcttactatattttattatttttataaccaagagcattttataaaaaaaattatatgtattttaatatttttatgagaaTATATATCTTAATATAACTAACATTCTAACTCCTAAAATGTACTTTATATAGAATACGGATATagataattcaattttaaaataaatttactttattgaattctttcaataaaataaaacaatgtaaaatgatattttatttgatttaagtttaaaataataagatttgctatatattataatacattcaaaattaatttaaattttaagattgtaatatatttataataataaataatttaatttaatttaaaatttaaaataatagtaattatttaatttaatttaattctaattttaaattagtgacatacttataataaaaataatgatgatgatgatttaaatttgaataaacataaaatcttgagaaaaaaaatcaatctccctcttatgaatctaatatttacaaaagaaaattatattttatgggTGATATAAGATGTCACCCATATTTATTTCCTTTaagtaatataattaatgtaaattttatatttatttttaatataattttaaatcaattatagTCCATAACAACCctataattgaaatatttagattttacatttattttatctttttgaattttatataatagGTTTAAGAATGTGTAAATCaatatagtatattttttgttgatcaAAGTAAACATgtgaaaaattttcaattaaataatataataattgttgttaaaaataatttttaccttAACACAACTAATAAAAAGTTGTTTATGgcgttttttttaatttgaacaaGTGAAATTCAAGTTAATCCAcactatattttattattatgaaatatacacaatttaattaatttttcaataaaacaatttaaatcattaattataagcGATACTAATACCAGTATAAACGATCTAGGTTATGTTGAGTTTTACCTATTTATTAAtccaatcaaattaaaattaattagattggattaaatttatcatttttatttttccaatccAATCTAACTATAATTGGATTGAGTTGGTTATTGAACTCAGTCATTAAAAAGATGTCACTTCTTTTAAGtcttgagaaaaaataaaaaataaaaatcattaaactCAAAAATCTAAGgatgtttttttacaaaataataaggGTGTTTTAAAAATTGGTATTCCTAAAGCATTGTActatttatatgataaatagaaaatatatatatataaatatatgttcagaatattatttattcattaaataatattattaccttaaaataaatagaaaaaaaagataaatttaaaaaaatatattaccttaagataaataatgtattacctaatgagatacatttaattttatgtttctatattaataatttaattatatgtgggttcagttaaatttatttagattttaatcGGATGAAAATTCTAAACCTGTCactaaatcaaattttaacagggttcattgaattaaaaataatccaaTCCAATAATCAAATTTAGCCCACACAAATCTAATTAAGTTTGATTGAATTGGACggaatcataaattaaatttgatctgCTTGCATCTTATATACtaaattacatttattaaaattgaaactaaataaaatatattaaaaatttaaataatataaaagttactcatataaattataaaatgtgaatttaatatgatttaagATACGAAAACTAACCTAGTTGTATTTAAAAATCACTATGCAACGAGAAggggaaaatataaaaaaagtgagtTAATTGACGAAATGAAGAGAATAAGAATCtcatttaaagtaattattaaaatttatttatgattcaaattattttgaatactcattttaattatgtttgatgattTAATACTGATTGCCTAACACTAACTAATAACTCATTCTCATGGCTCTCTCATCAGAATGGAGCGTGGATTACAGAAGCTTGACGCAGT
It includes:
- the LOC100819310 gene encoding synaptotagmin-3, yielding MGLVSSFLGILGFAVGIPLGLFVGFFLFVYSETKHVKDPVVRPISELGPNALQELLPEIPLWVKTPDYERVDWLNKFLLDTWPFLDTAICKIIRSRAQPIFFEYIGKYQIKAIEFDKLSLGTLPPTVCGIKVLETNGKELVMEQVIKWAGNPEIVLSVYVASLKITVQLVDLQIFAAPRVTLRPLVPTFPCFANIVVSLMEKPHVDFGMNVLGGDIMSIPGLYRFVQETIKKQVANLYLWPQTLEIPILDESSVAIKKPVGILHVNVVRAQKLLKMDLLGTSDPYVKLSLTGDKLPAKKTTVKRKNLNPEWNEKFKLVVKDPQSQVLQLQVYDWDKVGGHDKLGMQLVPLKVLKAYENKEFTLDLLKDTNLNETPRKKPRGKIVVDLTFVPFKEDSSKFGGPSEGYSRKESGIDIVSDDEVQEGAGLLSIVIQEAEEVEGDHHNNPFAVLTFRGEKKRTKMMKKTRHPRWNEEFQFMLEEPPQHEKIHIEVMSKRKNFSFLPKKSLGHVEINLRDVVHNGHINDKYHLINSRNGVMHVEIRWKVV